In Cinclus cinclus chromosome 13, bCinCin1.1, whole genome shotgun sequence, a genomic segment contains:
- the CHRNB4 gene encoding neuronal acetylcholine receptor subunit beta-4, with the protein MRKMYTLVLFVVGSFCLNGSMAADAEEKLMNHLLSPDRYNKLIRPAVNSSQLVSIELQVSLAQLISVNEREQIMTTNVWLNQEWIDYRLAWKPSDYEGINKLRIPAKHIWLPDIVLYNNADGTYEVSLYTNAIVKNNGSILWLPPAIYKSACKIEVKHFPFDQQNCTLKFRSWTYDHTEIDMVLKTSMASMDDFTPSGEWDIVALPGRRTVNPLDPTYVDVTYDFIIKRKPLFYTINLIIPCVLITSLAILVFYLPSDCGEKMTLCISVLLALTVFLLLISKIVPPTSLDVPLIGKYLMFTMVLVTFSIVTSVCVLNVHHRSPSTHTMPPWVKLVFLERLPAYLFMKRPENHSPRQKPCNCKKTKAENPCMEPSDFYKNSTYFLNTASAKRYNMKVSETLDNISSHRDFRLRTGAKFSPEVQEAIDGVSFIAEHMKSDDNDQSVIEDWKYVAMVVDRLFLWIFVLVCVLGTVGLFLQPLFQNHTAAINPY; encoded by the exons GAAGCATGGCAGCAGATGCTGAAGAAAAACTAATGAACCACTTACTGAGTCCTGACAGATACAATAAGTTAATTCGACCAGCAGTCAACTCTTCCCAGCTGGTATCCATAGAGCTGCAGGtatccctggcacagctcatcagTGTG AATGAGCGGGAGCAGATCATGACCACGAACGTCTGGCTGAACCAG GAGTGGATTGATTACCGGCTGGCTTGGAAGCCCTCTGACTATGAAGGAATAAATAAGCTGAGAATACCTGCAAAACACATCTGGTTGCCAGACATTGTGCTTTACAATAA TGCGGATGGCACGTACGAAGTCTCGCTGTACACAAATGCCATTGTCAAGAACAATGGGAGCATTCTCTGGCTGCCCCCTGCCATTTACAAAAGTGCCTGCAAGATTGAGGTGAAGCATTTCCCATTTGACCAACAGAACTGCACACTGAAGTTCCGCTCCTGGACGTATGACCACACAGAAATTGATATGGTGCTTAAGACTTCCATGGCAAGCATGGATGACTTCACACCAAGTGGTGAGTGGGACATTGTAGCACTCCCAGGAAGAAGGACTGTAAATCCTCTGGACCCCACTTATGTCGATGTGACATATGACTTCATTATTAAAAGGAAACCACTTTTTTATACCATCAATCTTATCATTCCCTGTGTGCTAATTACATCCTTAGCCATCCTAGTATTCTACTTGCCTTCAGACTGTGGTGAAAAAATGACCTTGTGCATATCTGTGTTACTTGCCTTGACCGTGTTCTTGCTGCTGATCTCCAAAATTGTCCCTCCAACATCTCTAGATGTTCCACTGATTGGGAAGTATCTCATGTTTACAATGGTGCTGGTGACCTTCTCCATAGTTACCAGTGTATGTGTGCTCAATGTCCACCACAGATCTCCAAGTACTCACACTATGCCCCCCTGGGTAAAACTGGTTTTCCTTGAAAGGCTCCCGGCCTATCTGTTCATGAAGCGCCCAGAAAATCATTCTCCACGGCAAAAGCCATGCaactgcaaaaagacaaaagcagagAATCCTTGTATGGAGCCATCTGACTTCTACAAGAACTCTACCTATTTTTTGAATACAGCTTCTGCCAAAAGATACAATATGAAAGTCTCTGAGACACTTGACAATATCAGCAGTCACCGAGATTTTAGGCTAAGAACAGGCGCAAAATTTTCTCCTGAAGTGCAAGAAGCAATTGATGGAGTCAGTTTTATAGCAGAGCACATGAAAAGTGACGACAACGACCAGAGT gtcatTGAAGATTGGAAGTATGTTGCCATGGTAGTGGACAGGCTGTTTCTCTGGATATTTGTCCTTGTTTGTGTCCTGGGGACTGTTGGATTATTTCTGCAACCACTTTTTCAAAACCACACTGCTGCCATAAACCCTTATTGA
- the CHRNA3 gene encoding neuronal acetylcholine receptor subunit alpha-3, with translation MESLSTLFLTAAVCLLCQGCGGSEAEHRLYAALFESYNQFVRPVKNVSDPVIIQFEVSMSQLVKVDEVNQIMETNLWLKHIWNDYKLRWNPADYGGAEFIRVPSGQIWKPDIVLYNNAVGDFQVDDKTKALLKYTGDVTWIPPAIFKSSCKIDVTYFPFDYQNCTMKFGSWSYDKAKIDLVLIGSTMNLKDYWESGEWAIIKAPGYKHDIKYNCCEEIYPDITYSLYIRRLPLFYTINMIIPCLLISFLTVLVFYLPSDCGEKVTLCISVLLSLTVFLLVITETIPSTSLVIPLIGEYLLFTMIFVTLSIVITVFVLNVHYRTPKTHTMPVWVRTIFLNLLPRIMFMTRPTSDEENNQNPKSLFTSEFSNLNCFNSSETKCCKDGFVCQDMACSCCQCQRTKFSDFSGNLTRSSSSESVDPMLSFSVLSPEMRDAIESVKYIAENMKMQNEAKEIQDDWKYVAMVIDRIFLWVFILVCILGTAGLFLQPLMAGDEM, from the exons ATGGAGAGCCTGAGCACTCTCTTTCTAACTGCTGCTGTCTGCTTGCTCTGTCAAG GCTGCGGCGGCTCCGAGGCCGAGCACCGGCTCTACGCGGCCCTCTTCGAGAGCTACAACCAGTTCGTGCGCCCCGTGAAGAACGTGTCGGATCCCGTCATCATCCAGTTCGAGGTGTCCATGTCGCAGCTGGTGAAAGTG gacGAAGTCAACCAGATAATGGAAACCAACTTGTGGCTGAAGCAC ATCTGGAATGATTACAAGCTTCGGTGGAATCCAGCAGACTATGGAGGTGCTGAATTCATCCGAGTTCCATCTGGCCAGATCTGGAAGCCAGATATTGTTTTATACAACAA TGCAGTTGGGGATTTCCAGGTTGATGACAAGACAAAGGCCCTTTTAAAATACACGGGTGATGTGACATGGATACCTCCAGCAATATTTAAAAGTTCATGTAAAATAGATGTAACCTACTTCCCATTTGATTATCAGAACTGCACCATGAAGTTTGGTTCCTGGTCTTACGACAAAGCCAAAATTGACTTAGTTCTAATTGGCTCTACAATGAACCTGAAGGATTACTGGGAGAGCGGAGAATGGGCTATAATTAAAGCTCCTGGGTATAAACACGACATCAAATACAACTGTTGTGAAGAGATATATCCAGACATCACATATTCTCTTTACATTAGGCGTTTACCTTTGTTTTACACTATCAATATGATTATTCCCTGTCTGCTGATTTCTTTTCTGACTGTATTAGTTTTCTATTTGCCCTCAGACTGTGGTGAGAAGGTGACACTCTGCATATCAGTGCTTCTCTCTTTAACAGTGTTCCTTCTTGTTATCACAGAAACCATACCTTCTACTTCCCTGGTAATTCCCCTTATTGGGGAATACCTCCTTTTCACCATGATCTTTGTTACTCTATCTATTGTCATCACAGTATTTGTACTCAATGTGCACTACAGAACACCCAAGACACACACAATGCCTGTGTGGGTGAGAACTATTTTCTTGAACTTACTTCCCCGGATCATGTTCATGACAAGGCCTACCAGCGATGAGGAGAATAATCAGAACCCAAAATCATTATTCACTTCTGAGTTTTCAAACTTAAATTGCTTCAACAGTTCTGAAACCAAATGCTGCAAAGATGGCTTTGTTTGTCAAGATATGGCATGCAGCTGCTGTCAGTGTCAGCGCACGAAGTTCTCGGATTTCAGTGGCAATCTCACTAGAAGTTCAAGCTCTGAGTCTGTGGATCCTatgctttcattttcagttctgtCACCAGAAATGAGAGATGCTATTGAAAGCGTGAAATACATtgcagaaaatatgaaaatgcagAATGAAGCAAAAGAG attcAGGATGATTGGAAATATGTTGCCATGGTCATTGATCGTATTTTTCTATGGGTTTTCATCCTGGTATGTATTCTAGGAACAGCAGGATTGTTTTTACAACCTCTGATGGCTGGAGATGAAATGtaa
- the CHRNA5 gene encoding neuronal acetylcholine receptor subunit alpha-5, protein MAGSGARLRCGPPPSLLLLTWLCPPLLSQHAATLAVVSEPSFIAKSEDRLFKHLFEDYQRWVRPVERLNDTIKIKFGLAISQLVDVDEKNQLMTTNVWLKQEWMDVKLRWNPEDYAGITSIRVPSDSIWIPDIVLYDNADGRFEGTSTKTVVKYDGTIAWTPPANYKSSCTIDVTFFPFDLQNCSMKFGSWTYDGSQVDLILEDYDVDKRDFFDNGEWEIVTATGSKGNRTDGCCWYPFVTYSFIIRRLPLFYTLFLIIPCIGLSFLTVLVFYLPSNEGEKISLCTSVLVSLTVFLLVIEEIIPSSSKVIPLIGEYLVFTMIFVTLSIVITVFAINIHHRSSSTHNAMAPWVRKIFLHKLPKLLCMRSHVDRYFAQKDETANMNGSESSRNTLEAALDSIRYITRHVMKENEVREVVEDWKYIAQVLDRMFLWAFLLVSIIGSLVLFIPVIHKWASIIVPTHIGSTNA, encoded by the exons ATGGCCGGGAGCGGAGCGCGGCTGCGCTGCGGCCCCCCCCcgtccctgctcctcctcacctGGCTCTGCCCGCCGCTGCTCAGCCAGCACGCGGCCACACTCGCGG tGGTATCTGAACCTTCTTTTATTGCTAAAAGTGAAGATCGTTTGTTTAAGCATTTATTTGAAGACTATCAAAGATGGGTTCGTCCAGTGGAACGCTTGAATGACACAATAAAAATCAAGTTTGGCCTTGCCATCTCTCAGCTAGTAGATGTG GATGAGAAAAATCAATTGATGACAACAAATGTATGGTTGAAACAG GAATGGATGGATGTAAAACTAAGGTGGAATCCTGAAGACTATGCTGGAATAACATCCATCCGTGTCCCATCAGATTCTATTTGGATTCCAGATATTGTGCTGTATGACAA TGCAGATGGACGTTTTGAGGGAACATCTACAAAAACCGTGGTAAAATATGATGGCACCATTGCTTGGACTCCACCAGCAAACTACAAAAGCTCTTGTACTATTGATGTAACATTCTTCCCTTTTGACCTTCAAAACTGCTCAATGAAATTTGGTTCCTGGACTTATGATGGCTCACAGGTTGATCTAATTCTTGAAGATTATGATGTtgacaaaagagatttttttgatAATGGAGAATGGGAAATAGTGACTGCAacaggaagcaaaggaaacagaactgaTGGATGCTGCTGGTATCCTTTTGTTACATACTCATTTATAATTAGACGTTTGCCACTTTTTTacactttgtttctcattattCCTTGTATTGGGCTTTCATTTCTAACTGTCCTTGTCTTCTATCTTCCTTCAAATGAAGGTGAAAAAATTTCACTCTGCACTTCAGTACTGGTATCTTtgactgtttttcttcttgttattgaagaaattattccatCATCCTCTAAAGTTATCCCACTTATAGGAGAGTACTTGGTGTTCACGATGATATTTGTGACCTTGTCCATCGTGATCACCGTCTTTGCTATCAATATCCACCACCGCTCCTCGTCCACACACAATGCCATGGCACCCTGGGTTCGCAAGATATTCCTGCACAAGCTGCCCAAGCTTCTGTGCATGAGAAGCCATGTCGATAGGTACTTTGCTCAGAAGGATGAGACAGCAAATATGAACGGATCAGAGTCATCCAGGAACACCTTGGAAGCAGCTCTGGACTCCATCCGCTACATCACGAGACATGTAATGAAGGAGAATGAGGTTCGCGAG GTTGTTGAAGACTGGAAATACATTGCTCAAGTGCTTGATCGAATGTTCTTATGGGCTTTTCTTCTGGTTTCAATAATTGGATCACTTGTGTTATTTATTCCTGTTATCCATAAATGGGCAAGTATAATAGTACCTACCCATATAGGCAGTACAAATGCATAA